The Canis aureus isolate CA01 chromosome X, VMU_Caureus_v.1.0, whole genome shotgun sequence region TCCACAGTTCCTAATAGATAGGAAGTAAGCAtagtctatttcttttatttcttcctcaacTTTATTGGGGGATAACTGAAGAatgtaattttacatatttaaagtatatagtgTAATAATTTGATATACATGTGCATTATGAAATAATTACCAAGATCAAAATAATTAACCTATCACTTTACATAGctaactttgtgtgtgtgtatgcatgtgtgtgtgttgagaatgCTTAAGACCGAAtcaacaggaaaatgcaaatcaaaaccataatgagatattaccCTATATCTGCTaggatagctattatcaaaaagacaagaaataacaagtactgGAAAGAAtgttgaagaaaaggaaattctagtgtactgttggtgggaatacaaattggtgcagccactatggaaaacagtatggagattcctcaaaaaaccaaaactagaactaccatatgatctagcaatccaaCTTCTTGGTGCATAACTGAAGTAAACAAAAGTATCTCTATGACATATCTGTACTCCCACGTTCGTTGCAGCATTAcacacaataaccaaaatatggaaataacctaaatgtctttcaatggataaatggataaacaaaatatggaataTATAAACAATGGTATATTATCTAGCCATTAAAAGAAgataatcctgggatccctgggtggcgcagcgggttagcgcctgcctttggcccagggcgcgatcctggacacggatcgaatcccacatcgggctcccggtgcatggagcctgcttctccctctgcctgtgtctctgcctctctctctctctctctgtgactatcataaataaataaaaatttaaaaaaaagaagataatcctgccatttgtgataacatggatgagcctggagggcattatgctaagtgaaacaagccatacaaagaaagataaatactgtatgatctcacttatacatggaaactttttctaaaaagtcaatttcatagaaacagaatataACGGAGGTTGCAAAGGACTGAGGGGAGTGGGAAATGTGGAAATATatgtcaaagggtacaaactatCAGTCAAAAGAAGGATAATTTCTGAGGACTTAATGCACAGCATAGTGACTGTGGTTAATAATATGGTATtgtatattgtatacttgaaatttccTAAGGCGTACTCAATAAAGGCTCAAGACTTCCTATGaatctatttctgtatttatcaCTGTCCTCAGTGCCTCCAATTCCTTTTATCTTCAAGTTTTCCCAAGgtttttttaaacagatattaGATTCCATAAATGATAGTTTCAACCAGAGTCCATTAAAATTATTCAGAAACACAAAGCacgatttttctttttctcttatacaGAAGCAAAATATTGGTTCACAAACTCTCCTGTCTAAAGGTAATTTCTCATCTCTTATCTCAGGTTTGTATTGGAAAGCCCATGATATATGATCTAGAGTTTACAGCACCAGCAGCAACTTCATGTTATACTTTGTggtaaaaaaaatccaaaaataacaaTGCTTGGTAACTTCTTGAATAAAAATTAAGGTTTTATTCTACATAGTATTTATATTCAATAAAGCAATTAATTTTTGTGATTATAGAGCATTTATCAATTCCAAACAATagcaaacaaaatttatttatttatttatttatttatttatttatttttactttttaaaaccagaaagTTTATTTTGACTAATCGTTGAAATCCTTAAGATGAATTGGATGCTGCAACAGCTGCCCTCTTGGGCTTAGGTGTCGCTCCTTCACGGAATCCATGCCTGAATCTGCGGTATACAATTTTTAGGTGCCTCATTCGACCGGTCCCAGTGGTATTCCGTCTTTCAGCCTTGGCACTCCAGTTATACTTTCTCTTCTGCTTGGCAGGGTAGCCGCACTTGCCGCAGGTGGACTTCTGAAGGTGGTAGGCCTTAGAGCCACAGCTGCGGCGCAACGTGTGCATCTTATTGCGACGCTTTCTGAACGATGACGTCCCTTTCGTCATCTTGTTTCCGCGGCAGACCCCCAtatcaaacaaaatttaaagataatgaaTATCACATATGATGTGTTAAATAATTACTTGCAAGTATTCTTCATTTTACTGccagaaatgaaattgaaagaaCTTTGCATTTGTAATTCGTTCAGATATGGGTAgccatattaaaatataaaaggaatactattttcttttagaaaatatagtttttacatgaattaaaatcaattccttatttatttaataaaagcatTGTATTGAAAATATCAATGCAGAACTAATGCGTGGTGTCATTTCCAAGTACTTTgaacaagaaagaatttttaCTCCATATTCAAAATAGCAATTTTAATAGccccaaatataaaaaagaaagactaggATAATACATAGCAGAGGAAAGACATCATACACTTATTTTACTCTTCTAAAACTGAGACTCATatgaattaattataaaatgaaactaataaaGGTATCACAACTATCTCTTAATAGACCTGAGAGAAATTAATTCAAAACTAATGAGATAGAAAAATCAGTTGTACAATCTTAGGTCCTTAAAGGtccttaatatttaaatatttaaaatattaagtaattgcACAACTTCACTTCATAGATGCCATTAATGTAAGACTAGATCTGTTACAAAAATACATAAGAAGGGCATGTCCTTTATAACAGACTCTTTTCTGTGCCAAAGCAGTTTCTCTAATATTAGGTTTCATATATGTGACTTCTTGCTTAAGTCTTGTGTCCCAAGTATAGTGTTATTAAGAACCCCTCTCCCCTTGAATTTTGGGGAAATAATCAGGTTGAACTAAGTGTCTAATTGTGACAGTTTGAGAAGAGACCACACAGAATGGAAAGAACAATGGATTGGGAGCTACAGATTCCAAGTGCCTGTCTTCCCTCCTTAACCCATTAGCCTTGTAATCTTCCTTGTCTTCTTGGCtttctgaatttcagtttcctcatctgtaatcaACCATATCAGTTCTAATTATTTTATAGGATCGTGGAAAAGGTCAAATGATAAGAGATGAGCAAGCAATTTGAAAATGcacaattttataatttaaagcaTCTTGAGAAAATGACTGTCTCATCTAGAATTTAGAAACTTTGCAATATAAGAAAAACTGAATGTTACTACCTTTTGTAAAATATCCCACTGCAGAGAATAAtcccatatttaaaaatacattaagagcTACTGGTGATGCTTGTTCAATTTTATAATTCCTTTGCaatttgtttataaaattgaATAACAATCTTCTTCCAATAAAGTTTATGAATATATTGCATTAGTATTATTCATGTGAATAAAAGTGTATATGGAAACCActttaatgtatattttgaaatttgaggcttttaaaattaaatactaaaatatatcttGATTTGAAAACTTGAACAGTTAAACTctaaattatttacaaaatataccATATGGTTTttgagtcttttaaaataaaatatctagtagaatactattttaaaatctgatttatcATTCTGTTAAAAACATACTTTCTATGAGGATGACTTTTGCAGACATGCTTAAAAATATGACTTTGCCCCCTAGTCAGAAAGTAGCAGACTCCCATGAGATGGTTTTCCACCCCACAGaccttctacttttctttttgtaagacTCCTTGAATGTAACTTTAGCCCCTTAAATTATCAGTACATATTTGATTTGTGGAATTACGAAAAAAAACTCACCAGTGTTAttaatttcaaaaggaaaatgactGGTTTTAATTTCTACCCAGAATTTAACTACCCAATGCAGAAAGAAATTGGTATTTCTTAAAGCTGAgctttcttaaatttaatttcatgCATCCTTGACACCAGCTCGAATCACATCCAGATTCTAAATGAGgtttgaaatatatacaaaaaattccCACATTTGCTATTTTCTACAGAGCTACAATATATCTCTAGCACCCAGATATTTTCAAGGAAGTCAAGCTCAAAAACATCCTCTATGCTTTTTTGctctcaaaatatataataatagccTCTATGGATGAAGAAATCCATATGCCCTAAGGAAAGTGTTACTTTATGAAAGGGTCTTCAAAAGTTCTTTGGGGGAATGAATGAAGTTTTTAATAGAGCTGTCTAATTTTCATAGGCCCAATAGAAAATTGCCTCCAAGATGTGATAAGAAAAACCATGACTAAAAGTCACTTGACTCCAAGAATTTTCTAAATTAGACGTAAAATTTCTTGAAACATCCATATTATTCACTGTTTTGAGTTAAAATTACATACTCTTCTCATGACACTTGTCACCTTATTACCTATGCTCCAGTGATGGCAGCCTTCTTGTTCTTTCTACTGTCTTTATGTGTGTCATTTTCattgcttagaattctctctgcTACCTGGTTTGAGCAAATCCTATGAATCATTCAAGTCTCCTCTTCCTGTGATGATCCACAGACAAGGAATGGAAAACCACCAGAAAAGTAACTCAAAGAGTTTAGCATAGTTTAGAAGATAGGACTTGCTGTAATACATAGACCAGACATGACTGTGCCTAAGGAAAATGGAGAATACAGCATGGCACTGACAGAGCCACTTTGGGATTAAAGACTCCTCAGGTATGATGGGGCTACATGTAAGTATAATGGATggcaggacacctggctggctcagtggttggttgggtgtctgccttcaactcaggcggtgatcctggagtcccgagatagagtcccacatcgggctccctgcatggatcctgcttctcctgtgtctctgcctctcttcctctctatgtctctcatgaataaataaataaaatatttttaaaaagtataatggaTGGCAGATAAAGAACCATGGGGGAGGCAGCAGCTTACTGGATAAAGAGGCatttgacaaagaagaaaaacttccTCAAATCTAGAAATCTTCCCCATAGATAAACAGATAAGGAAAAGGTAATGAATGTGTAACTGGAGAGCCCtaagaaaaaagtttttcaagaacattttttttcttctttataatttctacTTGCTCTCCAGATCAAAGGCCTTCCAAAACTACTGATAGTATTCTGTGATAATAGTCAGAGCTTTAAGGTAAAGCAGATCGTGATAGGAAATTGCATCATAGAATAATAGCTTAAGGTAAGCTATTTTAGCTAACCTAAAATAcctaataggattttttttctgtgtgcttTGGCCAGTTTAAGTGgagaaaaaatgttgaaaaacaacaaattatttctttgacattttt contains the following coding sequences:
- the LOC144308066 gene encoding large ribosomal subunit protein eL37-like encodes the protein MTKGTSSFRKRRNKMHTLRRSCGSKAYHLQKSTCGKCGYPAKQKRKYNWSAKAERRNTTGTGRMRHLKIVYRRFRHGFREGATPKPKRAAVAASNSS